The genomic segment CTCGCAGGGGTTCCTGCTGCTGGCGCTGGTCACGCTCGGGGCGTTCGCCTTCTCCCGCAAGCGAATCGACGACGAGCAGGCGTCGCTGGTGTGGCTGGTCTGCGGCACGGCCGTGGCGTACCTGGCGTTCATCACCTACGCCGGTGGCGACTGGATGCCCGGCTGGCGGCTGCTCGCGCCGGTGCCGGTGCTGCTCGCCGTCGCCGCGGTGGCCGCCGCGGGCCTGCTCCCAGCAACCAAGCCGCGCGTGCTCCCATTGGCCGCGGCCGGGGTGTGCGGCCTCTCGTTGATCGTCTCAGCGACAGCACCTCAGATGGCCCCGGCGATGCACCAATGGCGCGCGCAGATCTTCGAAATGGAGGAGTTCGGCTCACTGCTCGGCGCGAACCTGCCACCCGGCACGGTGATCAGCACCTACGCCAACGGCGCGCTGTCCTACCGCGCCGGGCCCTCGATCCGGGTGGTGGACGTGCTCGGCCTGACCGACGAGCACATCGCCCGCCACGGCCAGCGCACCGAGACCAACGGCCCGGTCGGCCACATCGCCCACGACTACGCCTACGTCATCGACGTCCGGCGCCCCGCGCTGGCCGTCACCACCGGCAGCGGCTACGGCGACACCGCCCACTGCACCCCCGACCCGGTCTACCAGGACGCCTACCGGCCGGCGAACTTCCAGCGCGAAGGCAGCGGGCAGTGGGCCACGGTGTTCATTCGCGAAGATCAAGCCGCACTGATCCCGCTCCTGGACGTCGATCCGCGTTTCTCCTACGTACCTTGCCCGCCGCTTCCGTCCAGTGGATAGGCTGGGCGCGCCCTCACGGTCGGACGCCCCGGAGAACGATGAGCCTTCGCGAGCAGAAGAAGGAGCAGACGCGGCGGCTGATCGCCGTGACCGCCTGGGACATGTTCGCCGACCGCGGGTTCGACGCGGTGCGCGTGGCCGAGGTCGCCAAGGCGGCCCAGGTGGCCGAGGCGACCGTGTTCAACTACTTCCCGACCAAAGAGGACCTCTTCTACGCCGGGGTCGACGCCTTCGGCGGGCGGCTGCTCGACGCGGTCCGCGCCCGCCCGGCGGGCGAGCCGGTGATCACCGCCTTCCGCCGCTGCCTCATGGAGACCGGTGGGCTGCTCGTCGAGGCCAGAGCCGGTGACTGGCAGGCACTCGACCGCCTGCGCACGGCCAGCCGCCTGGTCGACGCCAGCCCGGCGCTGCGGGCCCGCGAATACCGCGCCACCGCCGAACTGGCGGACGCACTGACCGAAGTGCTCGGCGGCGACTTCGCCGCGCGGGTCGTGGCGAACTCCCTGATCAGCGTCTACCGCTCGCTGGTCTGCCAGGTCCGGCAGGGCGTGCTCGACGGGCACAGCCCCGGCCGCGTGGTCGCCGAAACCCGCCGCTACGCCGAGGAAGCCTTCGACCTGCTCGAACGCGGGCTGGCCGACTACTGATCAGCCGATGACGAACGGCAGCCTCGCGGCCAGTTCGCCGAGTGCGGCTGTCTCCGCGGCGTCCGGGGTGCGGCGGCCGGTGCCGATCAGCAGCGCGTCCTGATCCAGGAACGCTTCGGGGAACGCGGTTCCGGCGATCCGCTCCAGCATCTCGCGCGACCGCGCGAGTCCCTCGGCGGGCGGGAGCGCGGCGTCCGGCAGGTACCTGATCAGGTCGAGGTGGTGCAGCGTCCATTCCAGGACGTACGCCGACAGGTAGTCGCCCGCGGCGAGAACCATGTCCTGGGTGCGCACGCGCGACGCGGGATCGGCGAGTTCCGCCGCGCGCCCGGCAGCCGAACCGACGTCGTCGAGGTGGTGCTTCAGCAGCGCGGGTTCTTCGTAGGCTGCCGCGAGCCGGACGATCAGCGCGTCGAGCGGATCGTCCCCGGTCGGCGGGGTCCGGCTGACCTGCCAGTAGCTGACCGCGTCGCGGGTCGGCTCGGCGTCGGTCGGCGTCACCAGCGTGATCAGCACGTCCTGGGCGTCGATCACCAAGTGGCACACCAGATCCCGGACGAGCCAGCCGGAACAGCCGGACGGGCGGGCGAAGTCCGCGTCCGGGAGGTCGGCGACCGCGGCGAGCAGCGCCGACCACGAACGTGAGAAGAGCTCCACGACGGTCAACGCTAGCCGAGCTGGATGATCCGCGTCAGCGTTTCGCCGGTGGTCGCCGCGGTCGCCTGGTAGAGCAGGCGCGGCACGGCGTCGCGCAGCGCCCGCACCGCCCGCGACGGCTCCACATCGCGGCGGTAGGCCAGCCGGACCGTGCGGGTCAGGCCGGGCGCGGCGAACCGGGTGATCCGGAAGCGGTCGCCGACCACCGTGCCCGGCACCACGGCGAGCCCGATTCCGGCACGGACGAATTCGAGCACGGCGTCCATCTCACCGCCTTCGATGGCGAAGTCCGGCTCGAAACCCTCGGCACGGCAGGCATCCATGGTCGCCTCGCGCAGGTCGTACCCGCGCCGGAACATCACCAGCGGATGCCCGCGCAGCTCGCGGATCTTCATCCGGGCGCCCGGCACCGGCGCCGGCGCGTCCTTCGGGGAGATCACCACCAGCTCCTCGACGAACAGCGGCACGGTGGTCAGCCGGGGATCGTCGTGCACCCGCGAGTCGACGATCATCGCCAGGTCGAGCGTGCCCTCGGACAGCGCCGCCTGCAGATCCCGCGAGCCACCTTCCTGCAGCACGAGTTCGATGCCCGGGTACTTGCCGCGGAAGGTGGCCAGCAGGCGCGGGAGCACGCCGGTGCACAGGCTCGGCGTGGCCCCGAACCGCACCCGCCCGCGCCCCAGCTCGTCGAGTTCGCGGACCGCGCGGTAGGCCGCCTCGGTCTCGGCGAGGATCCGGCGGGCGATCGGCAGCAGCGTTTCCCCCGCCTCGGTGAGCGTGACGTTGCCGCGGATGCGGTGGAACAGCGTCGCGCCGACGTCCCGCTCGAGCGCCTTGACCTGCTGCGACAGCGACGGCTGCGCGACCCGCATGCGCTCGGCGGCCTGGGTGAAGTGCCGCGTCTCGGCGACCGCGACGAAGTAGGCCAGCTGCTGGAACTGCATACCCCATCATAGACAGCACCATAGACAAAGCCTCTCGTGACCAGAGCCAAGATGTGTTTGCCCTCTGGTCGCAGCCGGGCATACCGTCGGAGCGTGGTACTTGCACCCGCGACGAAGGCGTCGCCGAAGGCGCGAAAAAGCCCGGCACTACTGGATTTCTGGCGATCGACGATCGGCAAGAAGGCGGTGATGGCGGTCACCGGGCTGGCCATGGTCGCGTTTCTGCTGGCGCACATGGTCGGCAACCTGAAGATCTTCTTCGGCCCGGCCGAGTTCGACTCCTACTCGGCTTGGCTGCGCACCATCGGCGAGCCCGTGCTGCACCGCGAGTGGTACCTGTGGTTCCAGCGCGTCGCACTGCTGATCGCGCTGGTCGCGCACGTCACCGCCGCCGCGCAGCTCTCGCGCCGGGACCGGAAGGCGCGGCCGGTGCGGTACGTGCACAGCAGGCGCCCGAAGGCCACCTTCGCCACCCGGACCATGCGCTGGGGCGGGGTGATCATCGCCTTCTACCTGGTCTGGCACATCCTCGACCTGACCGTGGGCGCCGTGCACACCGACTTCGTGCCGCACCACCCGTACCACAACGTGGTGGCCAACTTCCGGGTCTGGTGGATCAACCTCGTCTACTTCGTGCCGGTCATCCTCGTCGGCCTGCACATCAACCACGGCTTCTTCAGCGCCGCGCAGACGCTCGGGGTGAACCGCCCGGCGCGGCAGCGAGCGCTCAAGGTGACCGGGTCCGCGCTCGCGGTCGTGATCACCGCGGGCTTCCTGCTGGTACCGATCGCCGTGATGACAGGGATGGTGGCGTGACATGCCCGAATACACCGTGGGCGAACCGATTGCCGACACGAAGGCACCGGGCGGGCCGATCGAACGACGCTGGGACGAGCGGAAGTTCACCGCGAAGCTGGTGAACCCGGCGAACCGCCGCAAGCACCGGGTGATCGTGGTCGGCACCGGGCTGGCCGGGGGTTCGGCCGGCGCCACCCTGGCCGAGCAGGGCTACCACGTGATCCAGTTCTGCTTCCAGGACTCCCCGCGCCGCGCGCACTCGGTGGCCGCGCAGGGCGGGATCAACGCGGCGAAGAACTACCGCAACGACGGCGATTCGGTGCACCGGCTGTTCTACGACACGGTCAAGGGCGGCGACTTCCGCTCGCGGGAGTCCAATGTGTACCGGCTGGCGCAGATCTCCGGGCAGATCATCGACCAGTGCGTGGCGCAGGGCGTGCCGTTCGCCCGCGAGTACGGCGGCCTGCTCGACACCCGCTCCTTCGGCGGGGTGCAGGTGCAGCGGACCTTCTACGCGCGCGGGCAGACCGGGCAGCAGCTGCTGCTCGGTGCCTACCAGGCGCTTTCCCGGCAGATCGACGCCGGGAACGTGGAGATGCACGCGCGGACCGAGATGCTGGACCTGATCGTGGTCGACGGCAAGGCCCGCGGCATCGTGGCGCGCGACCTGATCACCGGTGAGGTGACCAGCCACCTGGCCGACGCGGTCGTGCTGGCCACCGGCGGTTACGGCAACGTCTTCTACCTGTCCACCAACGCCAAGGGCTCCAACGCCTCGGCGATCTGGCGGGCCCACAAGCGCGGTGCCTACCTGGCGAACCCGTGCTTCACGCAGATCCACCCGACCTGCATCCCGCGCTC from the Amycolatopsis magusensis genome contains:
- a CDS encoding LysR family transcriptional regulator; the encoded protein is MQFQQLAYFVAVAETRHFTQAAERMRVAQPSLSQQVKALERDVGATLFHRIRGNVTLTEAGETLLPIARRILAETEAAYRAVRELDELGRGRVRFGATPSLCTGVLPRLLATFRGKYPGIELVLQEGGSRDLQAALSEGTLDLAMIVDSRVHDDPRLTTVPLFVEELVVISPKDAPAPVPGARMKIRELRGHPLVMFRRGYDLREATMDACRAEGFEPDFAIEGGEMDAVLEFVRAGIGLAVVPGTVVGDRFRITRFAAPGLTRTVRLAYRRDVEPSRAVRALRDAVPRLLYQATAATTGETLTRIIQLG
- a CDS encoding TetR/AcrR family transcriptional regulator → MSLREQKKEQTRRLIAVTAWDMFADRGFDAVRVAEVAKAAQVAEATVFNYFPTKEDLFYAGVDAFGGRLLDAVRARPAGEPVITAFRRCLMETGGLLVEARAGDWQALDRLRTASRLVDASPALRAREYRATAELADALTEVLGGDFAARVVANSLISVYRSLVCQVRQGVLDGHSPGRVVAETRRYAEEAFDLLERGLADY
- a CDS encoding maleylpyruvate isomerase N-terminal domain-containing protein, which gives rise to MELFSRSWSALLAAVADLPDADFARPSGCSGWLVRDLVCHLVIDAQDVLITLVTPTDAEPTRDAVSYWQVSRTPPTGDDPLDALIVRLAAAYEEPALLKHHLDDVGSAAGRAAELADPASRVRTQDMVLAAGDYLSAYVLEWTLHHLDLIRYLPDAALPPAEGLARSREMLERIAGTAFPEAFLDQDALLIGTGRRTPDAAETAALGELAARLPFVIG
- a CDS encoding succinate dehydrogenase cytochrome b subunit yields the protein MVLAPATKASPKARKSPALLDFWRSTIGKKAVMAVTGLAMVAFLLAHMVGNLKIFFGPAEFDSYSAWLRTIGEPVLHREWYLWFQRVALLIALVAHVTAAAQLSRRDRKARPVRYVHSRRPKATFATRTMRWGGVIIAFYLVWHILDLTVGAVHTDFVPHHPYHNVVANFRVWWINLVYFVPVILVGLHINHGFFSAAQTLGVNRPARQRALKVTGSALAVVITAGFLLVPIAVMTGMVA